The following coding sequences lie in one Glycine max cultivar Williams 82 chromosome 19, Glycine_max_v4.0, whole genome shotgun sequence genomic window:
- the LOC102661420 gene encoding serine/threonine-protein phosphatase 7 long form homolog: MASSSSSSSHVNIKSGPIDADVLWMQPKHVSEHVWNGEEDRKLHIRRAVPTYQGEEQIPEQIFPFLLQSGFAWIIKMGYLKINASLISALIERWRPETHTFHMRCGECTITLQDVSVLLGISVDGLPLIGPTNLDWADLCEELLGVRPQEDEIRGSVVKLSWLAHHFAQINNDDDEEQVRRFARAWILRFIGGVLFVDKSSNKVSLRYLQFLRDFEECGRYAWGAAVLGFLYREMCNATDYKTKSIGGMCILLQMWAWERCPTLAPKRTPSQVENTPLGHRWLRRGNQHIGNDDVRVFRRKLDIMKRHEFVWEPYPSTVISLLPPVCLVGSLAWYAVVPLICFQVIEWHQPDRVLRQFGMQQPIPESPSQPLNIHGITLKGKHDENWGQLFAPMIDQWNNRHAFRVDAYPRQEGLLSFNSDYMVWYRRKTKMFVDPANAKTATLGEVAEALQYMVSPQGRNTCTFDDLVPYVEKITILSEEQERVTEPVSHGPASERQFPAQQFHMLQSSIETQGIDRRRDIVEAEEYSQQMAERGHGMYYTPQTFVEYPTQMYQYPFQGHHTDTSASQQSFGGVAETQAHFSWPTMTPSQQYHGPIPTPNAPLGTQWNVPGPIPNTGDLFGVDLRHAFSAEADEEEAGRHRGRRNPDRQARRWDRPCGTSSRHHGHQNE, translated from the exons atggcatcttcatcatcatcttcatcacatGTTAACATTAAGTCTGGTCCCATCGATGCTGATGTATTATGGATGCAACCTaaacatgtttcagaacatgtttggaatggggaagaagataggaaattacatatcagacgagctgtccccacgtatcaaggggaagaacaaattcctgagcaaatttttccttttcttctacaATCTGGTTTCGCCTGGATTATCAAGATGgggtacttaaaaataaatgcctcATTAATTAGTGCTctgattgaaagatggaggccagaaacacatacctttcacatgagatgcggagaATGTACTATTACTCTCCAAGACGTCTCTGTATTGTTAGGTATAAGTGTGGATGGTTTACCATTAATCggtccaacaaatcttgattgggctgatttatgtgaggaattattgggagtcagaccacaagaagatgaaattagaggtagtgtggttaaattaagttggctggctcaccattttgcCCAAATAAATAATGACGACGACGAAGAACAAGTACGAAGGTTTGCCCGTGCATGGATATTGAGATTCATTGGAGGTGTCTTGTTCGTTGATAAAAGCAGTAACAAAGTTTCGCTAAGataccttcaatttttacgtgactttgaagaatgtggcagatatgcatggggagctgccGTACTTGGTTTTCTATACAGAGAGATGTGCAATGCCaccgattataaaactaaatcaatcggaggtatgtgcatcttactacaaatgtgggcatgggaacgatgtccaaccttggctccaaagaggactccttcCCAAGTAGAAAATACACCACTGGGGCATAG gtggctgcgacgtggaaaccaaCATATCGGCAATGATGATGTGAGAGTTTTTCGTCGCAAGTTAGATATTATGAAACGTCATGAG tttgtgtgGGAGCCGTACCCATCAACCGTAATATCACTGTTGCCTCCCGTTTGTTTAGTCGGAAGTCTCGCGTGGTAcgcggtggtgccactaatttgtttccaagttattgagtggcaccaaccggaCAGAGTATTGAGACAATTTGGGATGCAACAGCCAATTCCAGAGTCTCCTTCACAACCCTTAAACATTCATGGCATAACATTGAAAGGGAAACATGACGAAAATTGGGGGCAATTGTTCGCCCCAATGATTGATCAGTGGAATAATCGCCATGCATTTAGGGTCGACGCTTATCCCCGACAAGAAggcctattgagttttaactcggactacatggtctggtataggcgaaagacaaagatgtttgttgacccAGCAAATGCAAAGACggctacattg GGTGAAGTTGCGGAGGCATTACAATACATGGTgtctcctcaagggaggaaTACATGCACatttgatgatctcgtgccttatgtggaaaaaattacaattttatccgaagagcaagagagagtcactgagccagtgtcacatggtcccgcatcagagcgtcaatttcctgcacaacagtttcacatgcttcagtCAAGTATTGAAACTCAGGGGATAGACAGAAGAAGGGACATTGTTGAAGCGGaagaatattcccaacaaatggcggagcgtggccatggaatgtattacacgccacaaACATTTGTTGAGTATCCGACCCAGATGTATCAATATCCTTTTCAGGGTCATCACACTGATACTTCTGCAAGCCAGCAATCGTtcggtggtgttgcggaaacacaagctcatttttcatggcccacaatgaccccttcacagcaatatcatggcccaattccaacacctaatgccccGTTAGGAACACAATGGAATGTACCGGGACCAATACCTAATACGGGTGACTTATTCGGTGTTGATTTGCGGCACGCATTTTCTGCGGAGGCTGACGAAGAAGAAGCGGGGAGGCATCGgggcagaagaaatcctgatcgccaagcacgaagatgggatcgaccatgtggcacatcctcacgaCATCACGGACACCAAAATGAATGA